In a genomic window of Borrelia maritima:
- a CDS encoding nicotinate phosphoribosyltransferase, whose protein sequence is MKNLSLFTDFYEISMMNAYFTKGINPKAKFEVFFRKTPFENGYIVLAGMHTLINELKNIRFRENELKYLKSLNILDKQFLKFLEEFKLNIKISSIEEGRLVFPHSPVVVIEGRLIELLLIEGLVLNIINFESLIATKTARIKESGAKILAEFGLRRAQGINGALSASKAAYIGGADFTSNMLAGYKYNIPVTGTMAHSWIMSFENEEQAFREYAKTYPNKVSLLIDTYDTLNSGLKNAIKIFKELKQKGKNNFSIRIDSGDLEYLSKAAREELNKNGLNNVKIIASNELDENIIMYLNSINAPIDVWGVGTNLVTAKGDPNLSGVYKMISIEKNGKFMPKIKISNNAEKSTLPAEKEVARIYLNGQMIFDFIFLKEEKDKIKDHLNSRKKFTIFHPILDNVFKVISQYDDFEFLIHNVLENGKLSKGYESSLNNIRNKAKLDLSKLEHTYKRIINPHIYKVSISKNLRKLRNKLIKDNKSN, encoded by the coding sequence ATGAAAAATCTATCACTATTTACAGATTTTTATGAAATTTCAATGATGAATGCTTATTTTACAAAAGGCATTAATCCTAAGGCAAAATTTGAAGTATTTTTTAGAAAAACGCCTTTTGAAAATGGATATATTGTTCTAGCTGGAATGCATACATTAATTAATGAATTAAAAAATATTCGTTTTAGAGAAAATGAGCTTAAATATTTAAAAAGCTTAAATATTTTGGATAAACAATTTTTAAAATTTCTAGAAGAATTCAAACTAAACATAAAAATAAGTTCAATCGAAGAAGGTCGACTGGTTTTCCCTCATTCACCAGTAGTTGTGATTGAAGGACGTCTAATAGAATTACTATTAATAGAGGGGCTGGTTTTAAACATAATAAATTTCGAAAGTTTAATAGCAACAAAAACCGCCAGAATAAAAGAATCCGGTGCAAAAATTTTAGCAGAATTTGGGTTAAGAAGAGCACAAGGAATAAATGGAGCACTCTCTGCCAGTAAAGCTGCTTACATAGGAGGAGCAGACTTTACAAGCAATATGCTTGCTGGATACAAATACAATATACCAGTCACAGGAACAATGGCTCACAGCTGGATAATGAGTTTTGAAAACGAAGAACAAGCATTCAGAGAATATGCAAAAACATATCCAAACAAAGTAAGCTTACTAATTGATACTTACGACACACTCAACAGCGGATTAAAAAATGCAATTAAAATATTCAAAGAACTAAAACAAAAAGGGAAAAATAATTTTTCAATAAGAATTGATAGTGGGGATCTTGAATACCTAAGCAAAGCAGCAAGAGAAGAATTAAACAAAAATGGATTAAATAATGTAAAAATTATTGCATCTAATGAGCTTGATGAAAATATTATCATGTACTTAAATTCAATAAATGCTCCAATTGATGTTTGGGGAGTTGGGACAAATCTAGTTACAGCAAAAGGAGATCCAAATCTCTCAGGAGTATATAAAATGATCTCTATAGAAAAAAACGGAAAGTTCATGCCAAAAATAAAAATATCAAATAATGCAGAAAAATCAACACTACCTGCCGAAAAAGAAGTTGCAAGAATCTATTTAAATGGTCAAATGATTTTTGACTTTATATTTTTAAAAGAAGAAAAAGATAAAATCAAAGATCACTTAAATTCAAGAAAAAAATTTACCATTTTTCATCCAATACTAGATAACGTTTTCAAAGTTATCAGCCAATATGACGATTTTGAATTTTTGATTCACAATGTCTTAGAAAATGGTAAACTTAGCAAAGGATATGAATCTAGTTTAAACAACATTAGAAATAAAGCCAAGCTTGACTTAAGCAAGCTTGAACATACTTACAAAAGAATAATTAATCCTCATATATATAAAGTGAGCATTAGCAAAAACTTAAGAAAATTAAGAAACAAACTCATAAAAGACAATAAAAGCAATTAA
- the zwf gene encoding glucose-6-phosphate dehydrogenase, whose product MKEKSVSNFDIVIFGVTGNLSRKKLIPSLFNLFKNKCISNFRIIGFSRKIFTDKEFRLYIKDSLWQEETDSLIEIFLNFFIYIFGDFNEKEPYKKLSKLLNKDRETIYYLSTSPTFYGPIINYLKNYSLNQSTVLSKIVLEKPFGASLETAKKLNSLLYSAFQEDQIYRIDHYLGKETVQNIFTFRFGNSIFENIWNNRYVDFVQITVAEELGLDGRVEYYDSVGALKDMVQNHILQLLSLVAMESPIKFDSEFIHDEKVKVLKSLRKINKEDIKNCIVKGQYVGSQVQGVFKKGYKDETESLVNSNTETYLAMKVFINNWRWSGVPFYLRTGKGLARKLSEIYIQFKKPSFTLFNNSSADFSNALIFRIQPRDGIEIKFNTKKPGYNYEIQTANMEFSYHGTFKRLFDEAYERLLLDAFLGDGTLYATSAEIESSWEFVSDISNKWADIEICNYFYGSEGPKEIDSILEKDHFWRKI is encoded by the coding sequence ATGAAAGAAAAAAGTGTTTCTAATTTTGATATTGTAATTTTTGGGGTTACCGGGAATTTGTCTAGAAAAAAACTTATTCCTTCACTTTTTAATTTATTTAAAAACAAATGTATTAGCAATTTTAGGATTATTGGCTTTTCTCGCAAAATTTTTACAGATAAAGAATTTAGATTGTATATTAAAGATTCTTTATGGCAGGAAGAGACTGATTCTTTGATTGAGATTTTTTTAAATTTCTTTATTTATATATTTGGTGATTTTAATGAAAAGGAGCCTTATAAAAAATTATCCAAATTGTTAAATAAAGATCGAGAAACAATATATTATCTTTCGACATCTCCTACATTTTATGGGCCAATAATTAATTATTTAAAAAATTATTCTTTAAATCAAAGTACAGTTTTGTCAAAAATAGTTCTTGAAAAACCTTTTGGGGCTAGTCTTGAGACAGCAAAAAAATTAAATAGCTTGCTTTATTCTGCTTTTCAAGAAGATCAAATTTATAGAATAGATCACTATTTGGGTAAAGAGACAGTTCAAAATATTTTTACATTTAGATTCGGCAATTCTATTTTTGAAAATATTTGGAATAATCGTTATGTAGATTTTGTCCAAATTACAGTAGCAGAAGAATTGGGTCTTGACGGAAGGGTAGAGTATTACGATTCTGTTGGAGCTTTGAAGGACATGGTTCAGAATCATATTTTACAATTGTTGAGTCTTGTTGCAATGGAATCTCCTATTAAATTTGATTCTGAGTTTATTCATGATGAGAAAGTAAAAGTTTTAAAAAGCTTGAGGAAAATTAACAAAGAGGATATTAAAAATTGCATTGTTAAGGGACAATATGTAGGCTCACAAGTTCAAGGGGTTTTTAAAAAAGGTTATAAAGATGAAACAGAATCTTTAGTAAATTCAAATACTGAAACGTATTTGGCTATGAAAGTGTTTATTAATAATTGGCGTTGGTCTGGTGTTCCTTTTTATCTTAGAACTGGTAAAGGTCTTGCTAGGAAATTGTCAGAAATATATATTCAATTTAAAAAACCAAGCTTTACTCTTTTTAACAATAGCTCTGCTGATTTTTCCAATGCTTTAATATTTAGGATTCAGCCAAGAGATGGAATTGAAATTAAATTTAATACCAAGAAACCCGGATATAATTATGAAATTCAAACTGCTAATATGGAATTTTCATATCATGGGACATTTAAAAGATTGTTTGATGAGGCTTATGAGCGGTTATTGTTAGATGCTTTTTTGGGAGACGGCACTCTGTATGCTACAAGTGCCGAGATTGAAAGTTCTTGGGAATTTGTTTCAGACATTTCAAATAAATGGGCAGATATTGAAATTTGTAATTATTTTTATGGATCTGAAGGGCCAAAAGAGATAGATTCTATTTTAGAAAAAGATCATTTCTGGCGTAAAATTTAA
- a CDS encoding Na+/H+ antiporter NhaC family protein → MESIEVKVQPNFFGLVPFFVFIIIYLGTGIYLGILGVKMAFYQLPASVAMFFASIVCFLVFKGKFSDKIHIFVKGAAQYDIILMCLIFLLSGAFSSLCKEIGCVETVANLGIKYINPNWIVSGIFFVTCFLSFSAGTSVGSIVAIAPIAFNIAIKSNINPNLMAASVMCGAMFGDNLSLISDTTIVSSRTQGSSILNVFISSSFYAFPSAILTFFSFFFLSGNLANTTSLLHETSIDLVKTVPYLIIIFFSLTGMNVFIVLFLGVLSICLISILYSNLYILDAMKNINKGFLNMADLIFLSILTGGVSFAVIHNGGFKWLLIKLKSFIRGKSSAEFSIGAFVSIVDIFLANNTIAILICGKVAKKIASENSISFQRSASILDMFSCIFQGIIPYGAQMIILVGFSNGLVSPITVLPFLVYFGFLLFFVILSILGIDIKKLFLYFLKNKKF, encoded by the coding sequence ATGGAAAGTATTGAAGTAAAAGTTCAACCAAATTTTTTTGGACTTGTTCCTTTTTTTGTTTTTATTATTATATATTTAGGCACGGGAATTTATTTAGGTATTCTTGGTGTAAAAATGGCCTTTTATCAATTGCCGGCTAGCGTTGCAATGTTTTTTGCTTCTATTGTATGTTTTTTAGTGTTTAAAGGAAAATTTTCGGACAAAATTCACATATTTGTTAAAGGAGCTGCTCAGTACGACATTATCCTAATGTGTCTTATTTTTTTGCTTTCGGGGGCTTTCTCTTCTCTTTGTAAAGAAATAGGTTGTGTTGAAACTGTAGCAAATTTGGGGATTAAATATATTAATCCCAATTGGATTGTTTCTGGTATATTTTTTGTAACTTGCTTTCTCTCTTTTTCTGCTGGCACTTCTGTTGGATCTATTGTTGCAATTGCTCCTATTGCTTTTAATATTGCTATTAAAAGTAATATTAATCCTAATTTAATGGCAGCATCTGTAATGTGTGGAGCTATGTTTGGGGACAATCTTTCTTTAATATCAGATACAACTATTGTTTCTAGTCGAACCCAAGGCAGCAGTATCTTAAATGTTTTTATTAGTAGTAGTTTTTATGCTTTTCCATCTGCCATATTAACTTTTTTTTCTTTTTTCTTTCTTTCTGGTAATTTAGCCAATACTACAAGTTTATTGCATGAAACTTCAATAGATTTAGTTAAAACTGTGCCTTATTTAATTATTATATTTTTTTCTTTGACCGGAATGAATGTTTTTATAGTTCTTTTTTTGGGTGTTCTTTCTATATGCCTTATTAGTATTTTGTATAGTAATTTATACATTCTGGATGCAATGAAAAATATTAACAAAGGGTTTTTAAATATGGCAGATTTAATTTTTCTTTCAATTTTAACAGGAGGAGTTTCTTTTGCTGTAATCCACAATGGAGGCTTTAAATGGTTACTTATTAAATTAAAATCTTTTATTAGAGGAAAAAGTTCAGCAGAATTTTCTATTGGGGCTTTTGTTTCAATAGTTGACATTTTTCTTGCTAATAACACAATTGCAATACTTATTTGCGGTAAAGTAGCAAAAAAGATAGCCTCTGAAAATAGTATTAGTTTTCAAAGAAGTGCTTCTATTTTAGATATGTTTTCTTGTATTTTTCAAGGTATTATTCCTTATGGAGCCCAAATGATTATTTTAGTGGGCTTTTCAAATGGACTTGTGTCGCCAATTACTGTTTTACCATTTTTAGTTTATTTTGGGTTTTTATTGTTTTTTGTTATTTTATCCATTTTGGGAATTGATATAAAAAAACTTTTTTTATATTTTTTAAAAAATAAAAAATTTTAA
- a CDS encoding Na+/H+ antiporter NhaC family protein encodes MERETNIVPNFWGLAPFFLFIGIYIGTGLVLYFNGVERAFYQMPPIFAMFIAIVLTFIIFRGSFLAKMNKFIEGCAQQDVIFISLIFMLSGAFSAVCKEIGSVEAVVNIGLKYVPLNLLVCGIFLITLFLSFSTGSFMGTVVAVAPIALELADKANIPLPLIAGAILSAGAFGDNMSLISDTPIISSHTQKVNIVDVFKNGAFYTFPAAILASIVFAFLGAYYSKTNGFIIEPSEINFFKIVPYIFVMVIAISGFDVFLALFLGIVIAGIIGIYYSDVTFLLLAKKINEGFLDLGEMFVLVVFTGGISYMAVKYGGLDWLLLKLQKMSKSKRTAEFVIVVLVGILTMFLANNGLAILMSSSVVRSITEENNLNSKRIAALLCMSSCFFLSILPHSMHIIALVDFTKGKLSPFEIFPFLIYQGFLILFIVLSIIGLDIKLVFKFFSNKFKNLKSF; translated from the coding sequence TTGGAAAGAGAAACTAATATAGTTCCAAATTTTTGGGGGCTTGCGCCTTTTTTTCTTTTTATAGGAATTTATATTGGCACAGGACTTGTTCTTTATTTTAATGGTGTAGAAAGGGCATTTTATCAAATGCCGCCCATATTTGCTATGTTTATTGCTATTGTTTTGACATTTATTATTTTTAGGGGATCTTTTTTAGCAAAAATGAATAAATTTATTGAGGGATGTGCTCAACAAGATGTTATTTTTATATCTTTAATCTTTATGTTGTCTGGTGCTTTTTCTGCTGTTTGCAAAGAAATAGGAAGTGTCGAGGCTGTAGTAAATATTGGTCTTAAATATGTTCCATTGAATTTACTAGTATGTGGCATTTTTTTAATCACCCTTTTTTTGTCTTTTTCTACTGGAAGTTTTATGGGGACTGTCGTTGCTGTTGCTCCTATTGCTTTGGAACTTGCAGATAAGGCAAACATTCCTCTTCCATTGATTGCTGGTGCTATTCTTAGTGCTGGTGCATTTGGAGACAATATGTCTTTAATATCAGATACCCCTATTATTTCAAGTCATACTCAAAAGGTTAATATTGTTGATGTTTTCAAAAACGGTGCTTTTTATACTTTCCCAGCGGCAATTTTAGCAAGCATTGTTTTTGCATTTTTGGGCGCTTATTATAGCAAGACTAATGGTTTTATTATTGAGCCTAGTGAGATAAATTTTTTTAAAATTGTTCCATATATTTTTGTTATGGTTATTGCAATTTCAGGATTCGATGTATTTTTAGCCTTGTTTTTAGGCATTGTTATTGCTGGTATTATTGGAATTTATTACTCAGATGTTACCTTTTTATTGCTGGCTAAAAAAATCAATGAAGGATTTTTAGACTTAGGAGAAATGTTTGTTCTTGTTGTTTTTACGGGCGGAATTTCTTATATGGCAGTTAAGTACGGAGGGTTAGATTGGTTGCTGCTAAAATTGCAAAAAATGTCAAAGTCTAAAAGAACTGCAGAATTTGTAATTGTAGTTTTAGTTGGAATTTTGACTATGTTTCTTGCAAATAATGGACTTGCTATTTTAATGAGTAGTTCTGTTGTAAGATCAATAACTGAGGAGAATAATTTAAACTCAAAACGTATTGCAGCTTTACTTTGTATGTCTTCGTGCTTTTTTTTGAGTATTTTGCCTCATAGTATGCATATTATAGCTCTTGTAGATTTTACAAAAGGTAAGCTTTCTCCTTTTGAAATTTTTCCATTTTTAATTTATCAAGGATTTTTAATCTTATTTATTGTTTTATCTATAATTGGACTTGACATAAAATTAGTATTTAAATTTTTTTCAAATAAATTTAAAAATCTTAAAAGCTTTTAA
- a CDS encoding ABC transporter substrate-binding protein, translating into MKKIFILITILTTFACSKTDTITLNVFNWAEYIDETLLDQFEKENNIKINYEVFHNNEEMLAKFNTTTNYYDIIVPSEYLIQELIDDGKITKLDYLKLPNVTKNITQNLTNLEHDPGNLYSVPAYWGLMGILYNKTKVDLNDMQGFDILFNPKYKKEITMLDSPKDNIGVALKKLGYSINEHNVDKIKEAGELLKIQNPLLIGYFSDVPAKSLMLNGEASIQLTWSGEAQNAMLKDKNLDFYAPENTNLWIDAFVIPIDAPNKELAYKFINFMYENEPSYKNFKETRYNSPNKNVIKRIEEEAKSNPKLKIYLEEKFIPKDFTKFEIFKKIPKKIKEEILKIYLNLSS; encoded by the coding sequence ATGAAAAAGATTTTTATATTAATAACAATTCTTACAACTTTTGCTTGCAGTAAAACGGATACAATAACTTTAAATGTATTTAATTGGGCAGAATATATTGACGAGACTTTATTAGATCAATTTGAAAAGGAAAACAATATCAAAATTAATTATGAAGTTTTCCACAACAATGAAGAAATGCTAGCTAAATTTAATACAACAACTAACTACTACGATATAATAGTTCCATCAGAATATTTAATCCAAGAATTAATCGATGATGGAAAAATTACAAAATTAGATTACTTAAAATTGCCAAATGTAACGAAAAACATTACTCAAAATCTCACAAACTTGGAACATGATCCTGGCAATCTTTATTCAGTACCAGCTTACTGGGGATTAATGGGCATACTTTACAATAAAACAAAAGTAGATTTAAATGATATGCAAGGCTTTGATATACTGTTTAATCCAAAATACAAAAAAGAGATTACAATGCTGGATTCTCCTAAAGACAACATTGGGGTTGCTCTAAAAAAACTCGGCTACTCAATAAATGAACACAATGTAGATAAAATTAAAGAAGCTGGCGAACTTTTAAAAATACAAAATCCACTCTTAATTGGATATTTCTCGGATGTACCAGCAAAATCATTAATGCTAAACGGAGAAGCATCTATTCAACTTACATGGAGTGGCGAAGCACAAAACGCTATGCTAAAAGATAAAAACTTAGATTTTTACGCTCCAGAAAACACAAACCTATGGATAGACGCATTTGTAATTCCTATTGATGCTCCAAATAAAGAACTAGCTTACAAATTCATAAACTTTATGTACGAGAATGAACCATCTTATAAAAATTTCAAAGAAACTAGATATAATTCTCCAAATAAAAATGTAATAAAAAGAATAGAAGAAGAAGCAAAAAGTAATCCCAAGCTGAAAATATACTTAGAAGAAAAATTTATACCAAAAGATTTTACCAAATTTGAAATTTTTAAAAAAATACCTAAAAAAATAAAAGAGGAAATCCTAAAGATATATTTAAATCTATCTTCTTGA
- a CDS encoding ABC transporter permease yields the protein MFGAFKNIFLFLILSFIYLPIIILIIYSFNSGDSGFIWQGFSLKWYKEIFASSQIKSAILNTILIATISSLASVLIGIIGAYAIYKAENKKLKTILLSVNKITIINPDIVTGISLMTFYSAIKMQLGFSTMLISHIIFSTPYVVIIILPKLYSLPNNIIDAAKDLGASETQIFFNIIYPEIVGSIATGALIAFTLSIDDFLISFFTTGQGFNNLSILINSLTKRGIKPVINAISAILFFTILSLLFIINKFIGIKKLTTDAEL from the coding sequence ATGTTTGGAGCTTTTAAAAACATTTTCTTATTTCTAATACTCAGCTTTATTTACCTCCCAATAATAATCTTAATAATTTATTCCTTTAACTCTGGAGATAGTGGATTTATATGGCAAGGATTTAGTCTAAAATGGTATAAAGAAATTTTTGCCTCAAGTCAAATCAAATCAGCAATACTTAACACCATTTTAATAGCTACAATCTCATCTTTAGCTTCTGTTCTTATTGGAATTATTGGTGCTTACGCAATTTACAAAGCAGAAAACAAAAAGTTAAAAACAATACTATTATCAGTAAACAAAATAACAATAATTAATCCAGATATTGTAACAGGAATAAGTCTCATGACATTTTATTCTGCAATAAAAATGCAGTTAGGATTTTCTACAATGCTAATATCCCATATAATTTTTTCAACACCATATGTGGTAATAATAATTTTGCCTAAATTATATTCCCTTCCCAACAATATTATTGATGCTGCTAAAGATCTTGGAGCATCAGAAACTCAGATATTTTTCAATATAATTTATCCAGAAATTGTTGGAAGTATAGCAACTGGAGCACTTATTGCCTTCACATTGTCAATAGACGATTTTTTAATATCATTTTTCACTACTGGACAAGGATTTAATAATTTATCTATTCTAATAAACTCACTAACAAAAAGGGGCATCAAACCCGTAATAAATGCTATTTCTGCTATATTATTTTTTACAATATTAAGCCTTTTGTTTATTATTAATAAATTTATAGGAATTAAAAAATTAACAACAGATGCTGAGCTTTAA
- a CDS encoding ABC transporter permease translates to MKKLILIIYSMFLLTFSILPLLIIILLGFLNEKHQFTIHNFIGLLNPSYLNIFSRSLKLATIATIFCILIGYPAAWLISLSKKSAQNKLIIMIILPMWINTLLRTYAWMRILGKNGFINNLFEKIGIGTLDLLYNEQAVTIGMVYNFLPFMILPIYTGLLKIKPEYIEAAQDLGSKMWQILIYIKIPLTLSYLATGIIMVFIPSITVFVISDLLGGSKQILIGNLISKQFLFIEDWNTGAAISFILMLVILIFNLIIIKLMRKNNGE, encoded by the coding sequence GTGAAAAAATTAATATTAATTATATACTCTATGTTCCTATTAACATTTAGCATTCTTCCGTTACTAATAATAATATTATTGGGATTTTTAAATGAGAAACACCAATTTACAATCCACAATTTTATTGGACTTTTAAACCCAAGCTATCTTAATATCTTTTCAAGAAGTCTAAAACTAGCAACAATAGCAACAATTTTCTGCATTTTAATAGGCTATCCTGCCGCCTGGCTAATTTCACTATCAAAAAAAAGTGCTCAAAACAAATTGATAATAATGATAATACTTCCCATGTGGATAAATACATTGCTAAGAACTTATGCCTGGATGAGAATACTTGGGAAAAACGGATTCATTAACAACTTATTTGAAAAGATTGGAATTGGAACTTTAGATCTTCTTTACAATGAACAAGCTGTTACCATAGGCATGGTATACAATTTTTTGCCTTTCATGATTTTACCAATATATACAGGACTTTTAAAAATTAAACCAGAATACATTGAAGCAGCACAAGATCTTGGATCAAAAATGTGGCAAATATTAATTTATATAAAAATCCCCCTAACACTTTCTTACCTAGCAACAGGAATAATTATGGTATTTATTCCTTCAATCACGGTATTTGTCATTTCAGATTTGCTAGGAGGCTCTAAACAAATTTTAATAGGGAATCTAATAAGCAAGCAGTTTCTTTTCATCGAAGACTGGAATACTGGAGCTGCAATTTCATTTATTTTAATGTTAGTAATATTAATTTTTAATTTAATAATAATAAAATTAATGCGAAAAAATAATGGAGAGTAA
- a CDS encoding ABC transporter ATP-binding protein has product MDNCILEIKNLSHYYDNNANKTLDNINLKIKKNEFITLLGPSGCGKTTLIKILGGFLSQKNGEIYFFSNEITKTSPNKREINTVFQNYALFPHMNVFDNISFGLRMKKTPKDIIKEKVKSSLSLIGMPKYAYRNINELSGGQKQRVAIARAMVMEPKLLLLDEPLSALDLKMRQDMQKELKKIQRQLGITFIYVTHDQEEALTMSDRIVVMNEGIILQVGTPEEIYNEPKTKFVADFIGESNIFDGTYKKELVVSLLGHEFECLDKGFEAEEAVDLVIRPEDVKLLPKGKGHLSGTITSAIFQGVHYEMTLEIQKTNWIVQSTRLTKVGEEVDIFLEPDDIHVMHKE; this is encoded by the coding sequence TTGGATAATTGTATCCTAGAGATCAAAAATCTAAGTCATTATTATGATAACAATGCAAACAAAACTTTAGACAACATAAATTTAAAAATCAAAAAAAATGAGTTTATTACATTATTAGGTCCATCCGGATGTGGAAAAACAACATTAATAAAAATATTGGGTGGGTTCTTAAGCCAAAAAAATGGAGAAATTTATTTCTTTTCTAATGAAATAACCAAAACAAGTCCAAACAAAAGAGAAATTAATACTGTATTTCAAAATTATGCACTTTTCCCGCATATGAATGTTTTTGACAATATTTCATTTGGACTTAGAATGAAAAAAACACCAAAAGATATAATAAAAGAAAAAGTAAAATCATCTCTTTCGCTTATAGGAATGCCAAAATACGCATACAGAAATATTAACGAACTATCGGGGGGACAAAAACAAAGAGTTGCAATAGCAAGAGCAATGGTAATGGAGCCCAAGCTTTTATTACTAGATGAACCACTTTCCGCTCTTGATTTGAAAATGCGACAAGATATGCAAAAAGAATTAAAAAAAATACAGCGCCAACTTGGAATCACATTCATATATGTTACTCACGATCAAGAAGAGGCATTGACAATGAGCGATAGAATTGTTGTTATGAATGAAGGAATAATTCTACAAGTAGGAACACCCGAAGAAATTTACAATGAGCCTAAAACAAAATTTGTAGCCGATTTTATTGGAGAAAGCAATATTTTTGATGGAACATACAAAAAAGAGCTAGTTGTAAGTTTACTTGGCCATGAATTTGAATGCCTTGACAAAGGATTTGAAGCTGAAGAAGCAGTTGACCTTGTAATACGCCCAGAAGATGTAAAACTTCTTCCAAAAGGGAAAGGACATTTAAGCGGAACTATAACATCCGCAATTTTTCAAGGAGTTCATTACGAAATGACTCTAGAAATTCAAAAAACAAACTGGATAGTTCAAAGCACAAGACTTACAAAAGTTGGAGAAGAGGTTGACATATTTTTAGAACCCGATGATATTCATGTCATGCATAAGGAATAA
- the ylqF gene encoding ribosome biogenesis GTPase YlqF, which yields MVNKINWFPGHMKRALDLIKNNLQKANIVLEILDARAPFSSKNPLTEKITKNQTKIILLHKSDLAQINEIIKWKKYFEKLGNTVIISNIYKKGMRKQIIDNIKKLAIVKKIKNYKEKIKVLIIGVPNVGKSSIINLLSGKKSAKVANKPGYTKNIQIVKINEEINLFDMPGILWHNLTDQSIAKKLAILDMIKNEIIDNIDLALYLLEIIDQNNKNILIKKYKIHQNNSIDILQNFAKARKLISKKNELNLEKASKILIKEFRDGKFGKIILDKIYNAF from the coding sequence ATGGTAAACAAAATTAACTGGTTTCCTGGCCACATGAAAAGAGCTTTAGATTTAATAAAGAATAATTTACAAAAAGCTAATATTGTGCTAGAAATACTTGATGCAAGAGCTCCATTTAGCAGCAAAAATCCATTAACTGAAAAAATTACTAAAAATCAAACCAAAATAATTCTTTTACACAAATCTGATCTTGCTCAAATAAATGAAATTATAAAATGGAAAAAATATTTTGAAAAGCTTGGCAATACTGTAATAATAAGTAATATTTACAAAAAAGGAATGCGCAAGCAAATAATAGACAATATAAAAAAATTGGCAATTGTTAAGAAAATAAAAAACTATAAGGAAAAAATAAAGGTTTTAATTATTGGGGTACCAAATGTTGGAAAATCTTCAATAATAAATCTATTGTCTGGTAAAAAAAGCGCAAAAGTTGCCAACAAACCTGGATATACTAAAAATATACAAATAGTAAAAATAAATGAAGAAATTAATCTTTTTGATATGCCAGGAATTTTGTGGCATAATCTCACAGACCAATCTATTGCAAAAAAACTTGCAATATTGGATATGATCAAAAATGAAATAATAGATAATATAGATCTTGCATTGTATTTGCTTGAAATAATAGATCAAAATAATAAAAATATTTTGATCAAAAAATATAAAATACATCAGAACAATTCAATTGATATTCTACAAAATTTTGCAAAAGCAAGAAAATTAATCAGTAAAAAAAATGAACTTAACCTTGAGAAAGCATCAAAAATATTAATCAAAGAATTTAGAGACGGTAAATTTGGAAAAATAATTCTTGACAAGATTTATAACGCTTTTTAA